The DNA window TTAAAAACGAAGGACAAACAACTTGGTACACACCCATGAGCTGTGAAAAGGTTAAACTACACCTTCCAAGTCTTTGTAAACCAGATGAACACTGTAAAAAAATTGGCAACCCCCTGTCCTACTACAACAGAATGACCTGGATAATCAGAAAAGAATCCCAACAGTCAACAGGAAATGAAGCAGGGAAAACAGAAGCCAAAACCTCTAAAACTCAGAAGGACTCTAAATAAGTTTTTTGATAAGAATAATAATAAATGTGGATAATAATAAAAAACTGTGTGAGATGGTAAAAATAGAATATTTAACTCCTGCAACACCTGAAGAAAGGAAAAGGTATTATAAAGAGGAATGGAACATTAAACAGGTTCCGGATTTCATATCCGACACTATTCAAGATAGGGAATTTGGTTTCGACCATGTAGGAAGGGGACCTAACGATCGTTACAAGATCTTTAGGACACCTGATTTTCTCAGACGTTTTTTAAAGGTTCGAACACCCTTTGCAGCCTACTCATCTGTGGCTTTTTATGACAAACCCCAGAGAAGAGATGGATGGAACGGTGCAGAATTAGTTTTCGATGTTGATGCCAAGGACATACCAGTTAGAACCTGTGAATGTGAGGGTGTATGTGAGATATGTCTAAACGAAGCCAGAGAAATAGTATGCGGACTAATCGATGTGTTGAAGGGTGATCTTGGGCTGAAGGATATACATGTGGTTTACTCAGGCAGAGGATATCATTTGAGGATTCTCGATCCAACTGTGCTCAAAGCAGACAGTGATGTCAGAGCCCAGATCGTGAAGTATATTGTCGGTGCAGACGTTCCTGAAAATGAGTTTAGTCTCGATTTTGAAAGGGTTTCCTATGAACACTTCGTTGTTCCTTTTGGATATCCTAAAGTATTTACAGATCGTGTTAAGTTCACCATACTTCATCTTAACAAAAAAGCCCAGTTAGATGATGTGAATAAAAAACTCCTAAGTGATGTTTTAAAAAACAGAAATCTGATAGCTAACAATCAATGGGGTGTTTTCAAGGGTAAAATTGGACCTCAAAGATATAAAAAGGTTGTAAAAGGTATTGCTGCCTTGAACATGAGTTTGGTTGATGCTAAGGTTTCCATAGATCTAAAAAGAATACTCAGACTACCATCTTCACTGCATTCTATGGTCAGCATGAAATGCATGGAAGTTAAAAGTATCGAAGATTTCGATCCCTTCAAAGAGGCCGTACCAAAATTTGTATACGAAAGAAAGTAGGTTAGAATCTGGTAGATAATTTAGATAGTGACCTTAGGAAATAAAAAAAAATTTAAATCATATTTTACATTTTTCAACGGCTTTAACTGGTTTTTTACCTTTAATATACTTTTGAAGTAATCTGCGCTGTTTTTTACGGGTGTTACATACCTTATTTTTCACTACCATAATATCAACCCCTTCTTGATAAATATTCTAGTTCATTATATGTTTCCAATGGAATATAATTTTAAGTGAAACGTAACACCAATCATAGAAAAAACAATAAAACATAAAATCAAGTAAATTGTCCAATTCACCCTTTAAAATACTTTAAAACGGTTTTAAACAATTAAAAACTTTCTACAATTATTTTGTTCAGTCTGTGATTTTTTTTATGTAAACAGGAGGTATTTCCCCCATGCCTACGATACCAAATTTTTCCTTGGATGTTTCTTCTAAAGCTGACAAAATAACCCCGAGACTGCGATATAAAAACATGAACGATTCTAAATTTGTTTTTAAATCTGAAACATTATCATTCCCCATTTTTATGACTATGTTACCTTTTTCACGTTCAATTAATAACTTGTGTTGAGTGTCATTGTTTATGTGGTTTATCAAGCTTTCAAAATTTTCAAACAAGTTTTCATCTTCCAAGTTCAACTCTGAATTTATTTTGTCCAGCATGGCTTGATCTAAATGATCCTTTAATGGAGTGTTTGGTCCTGATTTGTTGCTAGCTATTTCTTGATCCTTTCCTTCTGCCCAGTAAGTCATGGCTTCTGCTACTGCAATGCTGTACCATCCTCTTTCAAATTGGTATTTCTGTGAAGCTTTTTTTCTGAATTTCATGTCCAATTCAGATTCAATCGATATTGTAATCCTTTTCAACCAATCACCCATGATAATTTTTATTAAAGTGAATATATTGTTTAAAAAAAATTATGTTATATAACTCTTTTTGTTATGTGATCATGTGTACTAATCATATGAGCCTCTGTTTTTTAAATCAATTCCTCCTACTAATAATACCCTTTATTCAATTGTGATTAATGGGCTAATAAACAAAAAGGAGGTGAAAAGATCAAAAAGGTAACAATTTTCATGGTAATAATGGCCTTTATGTTCTTTGGTATATTGAGTACTTCAAGTGCTGCAAATATGACAGGCACCTGGAGTGGTTCTAATGGAGTTTACAATTCCACAGCAGGACCAGTAAAAGTAAATTTCACAGAAAAACACAATGGTGCTGCTACAGTTACTGCAACACCCACAGGTACCACCAACACAAATACCGCTTTTTGGAGTAACGCTTCAGCAGCTGGACACAGTTCTTTAGAAGTAACTCTAAGCTGGAACACACTGACCAAAGCTAACAATGGAACCATAACTTTCAACTTCAACAGACCAGTGAACAATCCTATTTTATACATAGACCGAATAGGTGGTAACTTGCAAAATGGAGGCACAATTACATCGTCATCAGCTCTTTTAACACTTCTTAACTCGGGAATGTATTTAACTAAATTATCAGGACCAACAAGTTTTGAAGTTACAAGCAGCACCATCCAGAGAACACCGGGTGTTACCATCAGTTCTACAAGTACTGAAGCATCCATGGATCCATTGGGAGGAACAGCAGCAGGAACTGTTCAGATAATGGGAACTAACATAACCAGTGTGACTTTTTCATGGTGGGGTGTTGGTGCAGACAGTCAAGCTGATGGATTAGAGTTTTTATGGGAATTAGAAGCCCCTGTTGATCTTTCAATTTCCAAATCGGACAGTCCAGACCCAGTTGTGGCTGGTAAAAATTTAACTTACACCATAACAGTACACAACAATGGTCCTTCAAGCATAATATCCAGTGATGTATTCACTGTGATAGACAACTTACCTGCAGGATTTACTGCAACCAGTTACACACCTAGTGAAGGTTCTTACAACCCAGTAACAGGTGCATGGACAGGAGTAACTCTCGCAAATGGAGAAGATGTGACTTTAACCATAATTGGAATTGTTAATTCAACAAAAACAGGAACCTTAACCAACACAGCTAGTGTACAGGTACCTTCAGGAATTACTGATCCTAATACTAATAACAATCAAGCCCCACCAGTTATAACAACTGTTGATGGTTTACCAACTGCTAACAACGACTCTAAAACAACACCTGAAGACACACCAATATCTGGAAATTTACCTGCTTCAGATCCAGATGGACCTGTCACAGTAGTGAATTTCGTAATAAACGGTACGACCTATGCACCTGGTACTGTGAACATACCTGGAGTTGGAAAGATAGTGATTAATTCTGATGGTAGTTATTTATTCACTCCAGCAAGTAATTATAATGGACCAGTTCCAACTATAACTTACACTGCAAGTGATAATACAGGTAACACCGCCACAGGAAATTTAAATATTAACGTGACCCCTGTAAACGATGCCCCTGTTGGCACCGGAGACAGTAAAACCACACCAGAAGATACCCAGGCTACTGGAAAAGTAACTGGTACTGATGTTGATGGAGATACATTAACATTTGCCAAAGATACAGATCCTAGCCACGGTACAGTCGTTGTTAATGCTGATGGTACATACACGTACATGCCTAATGCTAATTACAATGGCCCTGACAGCTTCACAGTAATTGTGAGTGACGGTAAAGGTGGAAGTGACATAGTCACAGTAAATATTAACGTTACACCAGTCAACGATGCACCAATAGGCAACGGAGACAGTAAAACCATACCAGAGGATACTCAGGCGACAGGTAAGGTAACTGGTACTGATGTTGATGGAGACATATTGACATATACCAAAAACTCTAACCCAACGCATGGTACAGTCGTTGTTAATGCTGATGGTACGTACACGTACATGCCTAATGCTAATTACAATGGCCCTGACAGCTTCACAGTAATTGTGAGCGATGGTAATGGTGGAACAGATACAGTAACTGTTACAATCAATGTAACACCAGTCAACGATGCACCAATAGGCACCGGAGACAGTAAAGCCATACCAGAAGATACCCAGGCAACTGGAAAAGTAACTGGAACAGATGTCGATGGAGACACATTGACATATACCAAAAACTCTAACCCAACGCATGGTACAGCCGTAGTAAACGCAGATGGTACGTATACATACACACCAAATGCAAACTACAACGGTCCTGATAGCTTCACAATAATTGTGAGTGATGGTAATGGTGGAAGTGACGTAGTCACTGTTACAATAGATGTAACACCTGTTAATGATGCCCCTGTTGGCACCGGAGACAGTAAGACCATACCTGAGGATACCCAGGCTACTGGAAAAGTAACTGGAACAGATGTTGATGGAGACACATTAACCTATACCAAGAACACTAATCCTAGCCACGGTACAGCCGTAGTAAATGCTGATGGTACGTACACATACACACCAAACGCAAACTACAATGGACCAGATAGCTTCACAGTAACTGTGAGCGATGGTAATGGTGGAAGTGACGTAGTCACTGTTACAATAGATGTAACACCTGTTAATGATGCCCCTGTTGGCACCGGAGACAGTAAGACCATACCTGAGGATACCCAGGCTACTGGAAAAGTAACTGGAACAGATGTCGATGGAGACACATTAACATACACCAAGAACACAGATCCTAGCCACGGTACAGCTGTAGTAAACGCAGATGGTACATACACATACACACCAAACGCAAACTACAATGGACCAGATAGCTTCACTGTAACAGTGAGCGATGGTAATGGTGGAACAGATACAGTAACTGTTACAATCAATGTAACACCTGTTAACGATGCACCAATAGGCAACGATGACAGTAAAACCATACCTGAGGATACCCAAGCTACTGGAAAAGTAACTGGAACAGATGTCGATGGAGACACATTAACCTATACCAAAAACTCTAACCCAAGCCATGGTACAGCCGTTGTTAACGCAGATGGTACATACACATACACACCAAACGCAAACTACAATGGACCTGACAGCTTCACAATAATTGTGAGCGATGGTAAAGGTGGAAGTGACGTAGTCACCGTAAATATTAACGTTACACCAGTCAACGATGCACCAATAGGTAACGATGACAGTAAGACCATACCTGAGGATACCCAAGCTACTGGAAACGTAACTGGAACAGATGTTGATGGAGACACATTGACCTATACCAAGAGCACAGATCCTAGCCATGGCACAGCCGTAGTAAATGCTGATGGTACGTACACATACACACCAAATGCAAACTACAATGGACCAGATAGCTTCACAGTAACTGTGAGCGATGGTAATGGTGGAAGTGACGTAGTCACCGTAAATATTAACGTTACACCAGTCAACGATGCACCAATAGGTAACGATGACAGTAAAACCATACCAGAGGACACCCAAGCTACTGGAAAAGTAACTGGAACAGATATTGATGGAGACACATTAACCTATACCAAAAACACTAATCCTAGCCATGGCACAGCCGTAGTAAATGCTGATGGTACGTACACATACACACCAAATGCAAACTACAATGGACCAGATAGCTTCACAGTAACTGTGAGCGATGGTAATGGTGGAAGTGACGTAGTCACTGTTACAATAGATGTAATGCCTGTTAATGATGCCCCTGTTGGCACCGGAGACAGCCAAACCATACCTGAGGATACCCAGGCTACTGGTAAAGTAACTGGTACTGATGTTGATGGAGATACATTAACCTATACCAAAAACACAGATCCAAGCCACGGTACAGCCGTAGTAAATGCTGATGGTACGTACACATACACACCAAATGCAAACTACAATGGCCCTGACAGCTTCACAGTAACTGTGAGCGATGGTAATGGTGGAAGTGACGTAGTCACTGTTACAATAGATGTAACACCTGTTAACGATGCCCCTGTTGGCACCGGAGACAGTAAAACCATACCGGAAGATACCCAGGCAACTGGAAAAGTAATTGGAACAGATGTCGATGGAGACACATTAACCTATACCAAAAACTCTAATCCAAGCCATGGTACAGCTGTAGTAAACGCTGATGGTACATACACATACACACCAAACGCAAACTACAATGGCCCTGACAGCTTCACAATAATTGTGAGCGATGGTAAAGGTGGAAGTGACGTAGTCACTGTTACAATCGATGTAACACCAGTTAATGATGCCCCTGTTGGCACCGGAGACAGTCAAACCATACCCGAAGATACCCAGGCAACTGGAAAAGTAACTGGTACAGATGTTGATGGAGATACATTAACCTATACCAAGAACACTAACCCAACGCACGGTACAGTCGTTGTTAATGCTGATGGTACATACACGTACACACCAAATGCAAACTACAATGGCCCTGACAGCTTCACAATAATTGTGAGCGATGGTAAAGGTGGAAGTGACGTAGTACTAGTTAATATTACTATGACACCGGTTGATGATCCAGTTAAGAATGTGACTCCAACAAAAGTAAAAAATCAGACTGAAGTTGGCACTATTCCAATGCAAAGAACAGGTGTACCATTGCCAATGCTATTCATGGCATTAGTGATGATATTCGGAGCTTTTGTATCTAATAAAAGGAAATAAACTTTAACCCCAATTGGGAACCCTATTTCTAGGGTTATTTTTTTTTTTTAAGGACTATATTTAAATTATAATGATTTAATTGCCAGTAATTTAAAATTTCTATTTTTAGGATTTACATTTCTGTTAAAAGAGAAAACTTGAGTATCAGCAGTTTATTTTAATATTTTATATTTATAGACTAATTTATGGAAAATATTTTAATAACATTAATAACTAAATCAAATCAATGTCTAGAAAAATATTGATTGTAGAGGACGAGGGAATTTTAAGAGTGGGAACTACTCTACAATTAATGTCACTTGGATTTGAGGTTGTTGGTCATTTTCAAACTGGTGAAGAAGCTGTAGATAATGTTGTTGATTTAAATCCTGATTTAATTTTAATGGATATTCAATTAGCAGGAAAAATGAACGGTATTGAGACAGTTAGGGAAATACAAAAAAAGATAGATGTGCCGGTGGTTTACTTATCAGCATATTCAAGCCATGAGTTAATTGAAGAGGCTGAAACTACTAAACCGTTCAGGTACTTGGTGAAACCTTTAGATGAGATGGAACTAAAATTCACAATAGAAACTGCCATTGATACATATCAAAGGCAAAAAAGGGTTGAGATTAAAGACGAAGTCTTGGACAATCTGCATGGGTTGTTGTATCGGTTCTTTGTTAAAGATAAAAAAGTAAATTTCATTAATGGCTCATCTGAATCTATAATTGGGCTAAGTGAAAGAGAATTAACTGATTTTGAAGGTCATTTTCTAGAACAGTTCATTATAGAAGAAGATCAGGAAAATGTATTAAACACAATGAATAATTCATTGAACTCAAAGGTTTCCTTCACAATGAACTACAGAATCCGAAATAATAATAAAATAAATTATTTCCATGAAATGGGTCAACCCGTCTATGGGGATGAGGGTGAAATTACTCATATCGATGGAATTATTTTTGATTTAAATACAGAACATTAAATAATCCTCTTTTCATTGCACTTGTTTTTTTATAATTACAACTATAACAAAGTTTATGGTATAAAAAATAAAATAAGTTAAAATATAAACCTTTATTCTATACAAATTTTTCAATAAAAATCAAAAACAATTTTCAAAATTCGTAATCAGGTGTAATCCATATGAAGAAAATATTGATAGTGGAAGATGAAATGATAACATCACTAGAAATGAGAATGAAAATTGAAAGTTGGGGATACTCAGTTCTAGATAATGTTAAATCATCGTCAGATGCCGTGGAAACTGCCATTAAAAATAAGCCAGATTTGATTATCATGGATGTGGTGCTATATGGAAATGAAGATGGAATAACAGCAGCCGAAAATATTCAAAAACATGTAGATATTCCTATTATTTATGTAACAGCATATTCCTCAGAAATGATCATGGAACGAGCCCATAAAACATCCCCCTATGCTTACATCATTAAACCATTCGATGACAATGAGTTGAAGTTTGCAATAGAGCTTGCACTAAAAAAACAAGAACTAAAAAAGGAATTTGATGAAAAACAGGAACTTCACAGCATCATATCAAAAAATCTTGGCGATGTGATATGGATCTTAGATCTGAAATCAGCTAAATTTAATTATGTCAGTGATTCAGTCGAAGGTCTAAGGGGTTACACTCCTGATGAAGTACTAGAACAATCAATGGAAGATGTACTGACCAAGGAATCCTATCAAAGAATAATGAAAGCTTTGCCTGAAAGGATTCAATCAATTTTGTCAGGAGACGAATCATTGAAAGTCAGCAAACACTTGGTTGATCAAACCCATAAAAATGGTTCTAAAATACCAACCGAAGTGGTGACATCTTTTCTGTACAATGAAAATGGAGAGGTAGATAGGGTGTTGGGAGTTACAAGAAAACTTGAACTCCCTACAAAATAAAAATTTTCTTTCGTTAATTTTAGTTTTGATAGATGTGCCTTAGACATGTAAGTTTAGTTTTCTCTTTTCTCTTTGA is part of the Methanobacterium lacus genome and encodes:
- the priS gene encoding DNA primase catalytic subunit PriS: MVKIEYLTPATPEERKRYYKEEWNIKQVPDFISDTIQDREFGFDHVGRGPNDRYKIFRTPDFLRRFLKVRTPFAAYSSVAFYDKPQRRDGWNGAELVFDVDAKDIPVRTCECEGVCEICLNEAREIVCGLIDVLKGDLGLKDIHVVYSGRGYHLRILDPTVLKADSDVRAQIVKYIVGADVPENEFSLDFERVSYEHFVVPFGYPKVFTDRVKFTILHLNKKAQLDDVNKKLLSDVLKNRNLIANNQWGVFKGKIGPQRYKKVVKGIAALNMSLVDAKVSIDLKRILRLPSSLHSMVSMKCMEVKSIEDFDPFKEAVPKFVYERK
- a CDS encoding response regulator — encoded protein: MSRKILIVEDEGILRVGTTLQLMSLGFEVVGHFQTGEEAVDNVVDLNPDLILMDIQLAGKMNGIETVREIQKKIDVPVVYLSAYSSHELIEEAETTKPFRYLVKPLDEMELKFTIETAIDTYQRQKRVEIKDEVLDNLHGLLYRFFVKDKKVNFINGSSESIIGLSERELTDFEGHFLEQFIIEEDQENVLNTMNNSLNSKVSFTMNYRIRNNNKINYFHEMGQPVYGDEGEITHIDGIIFDLNTEH
- a CDS encoding Ig-like domain-containing protein is translated as MAFMFFGILSTSSAANMTGTWSGSNGVYNSTAGPVKVNFTEKHNGAATVTATPTGTTNTNTAFWSNASAAGHSSLEVTLSWNTLTKANNGTITFNFNRPVNNPILYIDRIGGNLQNGGTITSSSALLTLLNSGMYLTKLSGPTSFEVTSSTIQRTPGVTISSTSTEASMDPLGGTAAGTVQIMGTNITSVTFSWWGVGADSQADGLEFLWELEAPVDLSISKSDSPDPVVAGKNLTYTITVHNNGPSSIISSDVFTVIDNLPAGFTATSYTPSEGSYNPVTGAWTGVTLANGEDVTLTIIGIVNSTKTGTLTNTASVQVPSGITDPNTNNNQAPPVITTVDGLPTANNDSKTTPEDTPISGNLPASDPDGPVTVVNFVINGTTYAPGTVNIPGVGKIVINSDGSYLFTPASNYNGPVPTITYTASDNTGNTATGNLNINVTPVNDAPVGTGDSKTTPEDTQATGKVTGTDVDGDTLTFAKDTDPSHGTVVVNADGTYTYMPNANYNGPDSFTVIVSDGKGGSDIVTVNINVTPVNDAPIGNGDSKTIPEDTQATGKVTGTDVDGDILTYTKNSNPTHGTVVVNADGTYTYMPNANYNGPDSFTVIVSDGNGGTDTVTVTINVTPVNDAPIGTGDSKAIPEDTQATGKVTGTDVDGDTLTYTKNSNPTHGTAVVNADGTYTYTPNANYNGPDSFTIIVSDGNGGSDVVTVTIDVTPVNDAPVGTGDSKTIPEDTQATGKVTGTDVDGDTLTYTKNTNPSHGTAVVNADGTYTYTPNANYNGPDSFTVTVSDGNGGSDVVTVTIDVTPVNDAPVGTGDSKTIPEDTQATGKVTGTDVDGDTLTYTKNTDPSHGTAVVNADGTYTYTPNANYNGPDSFTVTVSDGNGGTDTVTVTINVTPVNDAPIGNDDSKTIPEDTQATGKVTGTDVDGDTLTYTKNSNPSHGTAVVNADGTYTYTPNANYNGPDSFTIIVSDGKGGSDVVTVNINVTPVNDAPIGNDDSKTIPEDTQATGNVTGTDVDGDTLTYTKSTDPSHGTAVVNADGTYTYTPNANYNGPDSFTVTVSDGNGGSDVVTVNINVTPVNDAPIGNDDSKTIPEDTQATGKVTGTDIDGDTLTYTKNTNPSHGTAVVNADGTYTYTPNANYNGPDSFTVTVSDGNGGSDVVTVTIDVMPVNDAPVGTGDSQTIPEDTQATGKVTGTDVDGDTLTYTKNTDPSHGTAVVNADGTYTYTPNANYNGPDSFTVTVSDGNGGSDVVTVTIDVTPVNDAPVGTGDSKTIPEDTQATGKVIGTDVDGDTLTYTKNSNPSHGTAVVNADGTYTYTPNANYNGPDSFTIIVSDGKGGSDVVTVTIDVTPVNDAPVGTGDSQTIPEDTQATGKVTGTDVDGDTLTYTKNTNPTHGTVVVNADGTYTYTPNANYNGPDSFTIIVSDGKGGSDVVLVNITMTPVDDPVKNVTPTKVKNQTEVGTIPMQRTGVPLPMLFMALVMIFGAFVSNKRK
- a CDS encoding response regulator; its protein translation is MKKILIVEDEMITSLEMRMKIESWGYSVLDNVKSSSDAVETAIKNKPDLIIMDVVLYGNEDGITAAENIQKHVDIPIIYVTAYSSEMIMERAHKTSPYAYIIKPFDDNELKFAIELALKKQELKKEFDEKQELHSIISKNLGDVIWILDLKSAKFNYVSDSVEGLRGYTPDEVLEQSMEDVLTKESYQRIMKALPERIQSILSGDESLKVSKHLVDQTHKNGSKIPTEVVTSFLYNENGEVDRVLGVTRKLELPTK